One stretch of Balneola sp. MJW-20 DNA includes these proteins:
- a CDS encoding M23 family metallopeptidase, which yields MQVLRLIFLLLISYSSGHTDPEPVKITSERDGEKVVIIAANPNPYPVTIELSMKTKNIIPGEAFPVIKILPANARDRVTVVRIADPSKSWNYETSYIFYMGDINAQHDNRFAYRLPYAINTTERVGQAYGGSFSHTGPNYYSIDFNMEEGSRVVAARSGLVVEVQEEFNEGGADRSYIQKANYITIMHDDGTFADYSHLRKNGAVVREGQQVRLGQHIGYSGATGFATGPHLHFVVKKASRGGGYESIPVKFKTKEGIITLQDRESYTAY from the coding sequence ATGCAAGTTCTACGGTTGATATTCTTATTGCTGATCTCATATTCCTCCGGGCACACAGATCCGGAACCGGTCAAAATCACTTCTGAAAGAGATGGGGAAAAAGTGGTCATAATAGCTGCAAATCCCAATCCTTATCCGGTAACCATAGAGCTCAGCATGAAAACTAAGAACATCATCCCGGGTGAAGCCTTTCCGGTAATAAAAATACTACCGGCTAATGCCCGAGACAGGGTTACAGTAGTTCGTATAGCGGATCCGTCAAAGTCCTGGAATTATGAGACCAGTTATATCTTCTATATGGGAGATATCAATGCGCAGCATGACAACCGATTTGCATACCGCTTACCCTATGCCATCAATACTACCGAGAGAGTAGGGCAGGCTTATGGTGGTTCATTTTCGCATACCGGACCTAATTACTATTCGATCGATTTTAACATGGAAGAAGGCAGCCGGGTAGTAGCTGCAAGAAGTGGATTAGTAGTGGAGGTACAGGAAGAGTTTAATGAGGGGGGAGCCGACCGTTCCTATATCCAAAAGGCGAATTACATTACTATTATGCATGATGACGGGACTTTCGCAGATTATTCTCATTTGAGAAAAAACGGAGCAGTGGTACGTGAAGGGCAACAGGTCCGATTGGGTCAACATATCGGATATTCCGGAGCTACCGGCTTCGCGACTGGTCCTCACCTGCATTTTGTAGTAAAAAAAGCCAGTCGAGGAGGTGGTTATGAGTCTATTCCCGTTAAATTCAAAACCAAGGAAGGTATAATCACTCTTCAGGACAGAGAAAGTTATACCGCTTACTGA
- a CDS encoding SPFH domain-containing protein has translation MEVIEFISQGLLALFAIYVMINFIKAIRLVPNQYAYIVERLGKYQSTLGPGFHALIPFIDKVVYKQDLREETIEVEPQECFTADNVKVEVDGVIYLSVLDPVNASYGVTNYRYAAVQLAQTTTRSVIGTIDLDQTFEERAIISAEVVKVLSEMEQAWGIKVHRYEIKNIITPRTVQNAMERQMTAERDRRAIIAKSEGVQGSTVNEAEGMRAQIINISEAEMQRQINEAEGVAQEIESLAEATARSIEEIADAISSPKGTEAMQLQLAEKYLNVLSGLGRAENNIILPKDLTDYDKLLEGLSLNEIVNITEDKKDQ, from the coding sequence ATGGAAGTAATTGAATTTATCAGTCAGGGACTATTAGCTCTTTTTGCGATCTATGTAATGATCAATTTCATCAAAGCCATCAGGCTAGTTCCGAATCAGTATGCATATATCGTTGAACGACTCGGGAAATACCAAAGTACACTGGGTCCGGGTTTTCACGCCCTGATCCCCTTCATCGATAAGGTGGTATATAAGCAGGATCTGCGCGAAGAAACCATCGAAGTAGAACCACAGGAATGCTTTACAGCGGATAATGTCAAAGTAGAGGTTGATGGTGTGATCTATCTGAGTGTTTTAGATCCGGTAAATGCCAGTTATGGAGTTACCAATTACCGATATGCCGCAGTTCAGCTTGCCCAGACCACCACCCGTTCCGTAATTGGAACCATTGATCTGGACCAGACCTTTGAGGAAAGAGCCATTATCAGCGCTGAGGTAGTAAAAGTACTATCAGAAATGGAGCAGGCCTGGGGAATCAAGGTGCACCGCTATGAGATCAAGAATATCATAACTCCAAGAACGGTTCAGAACGCGATGGAAAGACAAATGACTGCGGAGCGTGACCGCCGTGCCATCATCGCTAAGTCTGAGGGAGTTCAGGGATCTACCGTGAATGAAGCAGAAGGAATGAGAGCTCAGATCATCAATATATCGGAAGCTGAAATGCAACGACAGATCAATGAAGCGGAAGGTGTAGCTCAGGAGATCGAGTCGCTCGCTGAAGCTACAGCCAGATCGATCGAAGAGATCGCAGATGCTATTTCATCTCCAAAAGGCACTGAAGCGATGCAGCTTCAGCTTGCTGAGAAATATCTGAATGTCTTGTCTGGTCTGGGGCGAGCTGAAAACAATATCATACTGCCCAAGGACCTTACCGATTATGATAAGCTACTGGAGGGATTATCCCTGAACGAGATCGTGAATATCACCGAGGATAAAAAAGATCAGTAA
- a CDS encoding FecR family protein: protein MAKQFNIDPNDRDLLLAQAIGRALPDMSTVNDLNDPLLNTLLQYKESGAQTIKQEPDSESLWSRIDKKTDTISGTRPANVINLGNTLYRYAAAAVILILAFGGMFYYQQNYVPQLVGESFAAIEIVTLEDGSKITLRPYSKLYQMSKNSGDQYKLSGEALFEVTSDPERIFSVQTAESKVEVLGTTFIVSDWGDNTEVYLKEGSIRFSSMVSNEKLILSPGESATADEQGTISSGPSDESGFTDWLNAQMTFENASLRYIFSELEQHFNIRIQSVQATDTLSGTIVLDNVDQVLSDLGLLLDGTFTKTGDKTYRFSLN from the coding sequence ATGGCAAAGCAATTTAACATAGACCCGAATGATAGAGACCTGCTGCTGGCTCAGGCCATCGGCAGGGCTTTGCCTGATATGAGCACCGTAAATGATCTAAATGATCCCCTGCTGAATACTCTGTTGCAGTACAAGGAATCTGGTGCACAGACCATAAAGCAGGAACCTGATTCAGAATCTCTATGGAGCAGGATTGATAAAAAGACCGATACTATTTCAGGTACACGGCCGGCAAATGTAATAAACCTCGGAAACACCCTCTATCGTTATGCAGCGGCAGCTGTGATACTTATTCTTGCCTTCGGTGGTATGTTCTACTATCAGCAAAACTATGTACCTCAGCTGGTAGGAGAATCCTTTGCAGCTATTGAAATAGTAACTTTAGAGGACGGGTCAAAAATTACGCTGCGACCCTATTCTAAATTATACCAAATGAGTAAAAATTCGGGAGATCAGTATAAGTTGTCCGGTGAAGCCCTCTTTGAAGTAACCAGCGATCCGGAGCGGATATTTTCTGTTCAAACTGCTGAGTCGAAAGTAGAGGTACTGGGTACCACTTTTATCGTAAGCGACTGGGGTGACAATACGGAAGTCTATCTGAAAGAAGGAAGTATCAGGTTTAGTTCGATGGTCAGCAATGAAAAACTCATCCTCTCCCCCGGAGAAAGTGCCACTGCAGATGAACAGGGTACGATTTCCAGCGGACCCTCAGATGAATCCGGGTTTACCGACTGGTTGAATGCTCAGATGACCTTCGAAAATGCCTCATTACGATATATATTCTCTGAACTGGAACAACATTTTAATATCAGGATTCAAAGTGTACAGGCCACTGATACACTTAGCGGAACCATTGTACTCGATAATGTTGATCAGGTACTCAGTGATCTTGGTTTATTGCTGGATGGAACCTTTACAAAGACCGGTGATAAAACATATCGGTTCTCATTAAATTAA
- a CDS encoding RNA polymerase sigma factor has translation MNVLIAQIIFFLATSEYQGQENSELYERIKNGDKKAFRSFFDKHHKELYYFLLKKNVSSTEADDLIQQAFVYIWENRSGIDETKSLRAYLFRIAYTRMLNAFRDSKKFDGNAEIPQETYSSDPEKKIENKELKSAIDQAIASMPEKRQNVFRLCFIQEFTYKEAAEFLDVSHKTIENHMGLALKDLRKALSEVSKDFL, from the coding sequence ATGAATGTACTAATTGCACAGATCATATTTTTCCTGGCAACATCAGAATATCAGGGTCAGGAAAACTCTGAATTATATGAACGGATCAAAAACGGGGATAAAAAAGCTTTCCGGTCCTTCTTCGATAAACATCATAAAGAACTGTATTACTTTCTCTTGAAGAAAAATGTTTCTTCAACAGAGGCCGATGACCTAATACAACAGGCCTTTGTTTATATCTGGGAAAACCGTTCCGGAATAGACGAAACGAAATCATTACGCGCTTATCTGTTTCGGATCGCCTATACACGTATGCTTAATGCATTTAGAGATTCAAAGAAATTTGATGGCAATGCTGAAATACCTCAGGAAACCTACTCTTCGGATCCTGAAAAGAAGATCGAGAATAAAGAACTTAAGTCTGCAATTGATCAGGCGATAGCCTCTATGCCGGAAAAAAGACAGAATGTATTCCGGCTCTGTTTTATACAGGAGTTTACTTATAAAGAAGCCGCTGAGTTTCTGGATGTATCCCATAAGACCATCGAAAATCATATGGGATTAGCTCTAAAAGATCTCAGGAAGGCCCTTTCTGAGGTATCAAAAGATTTTTTATAA
- a CDS encoding SPFH domain-containing protein, which translates to MFWTTLLIVIAFMYLILTRLFRIVEMREEVIQERLGKYKKTLKPGFHFLIPFVDRPAYSQEMREQVIDVPSQTCITKDNIEVAVDGLVYIKVMDSYKSSYGISNYQAAAVNLAQTTMRSEIGKITLDDTFSEREMMNENIVREIDKAADPWGIKVLRYEIKNIRPSNEIVDTMEKQMEAERQKRADITNSEGHRQARINESEGDQRSQILISEAKRQKRINEAKGKAKEIELVATATAKGIKRIAQAIEKPGGNMAVKTKLIEQYIKQFGEIIRNSNISVLPTETANLKTFFEGVSTISDHTKDPASTKKGEK; encoded by the coding sequence ATGTTCTGGACAACCTTACTTATCGTCATTGCCTTTATGTATCTGATCCTGACCCGTTTATTCAGGATCGTAGAGATGCGGGAGGAAGTCATTCAGGAAAGACTCGGAAAATATAAGAAAACTCTGAAACCGGGATTTCATTTCCTGATCCCTTTTGTGGACCGCCCGGCCTACAGCCAGGAGATGAGGGAGCAGGTGATCGATGTACCCAGTCAGACCTGTATTACCAAAGATAACATTGAAGTAGCCGTTGACGGTTTGGTTTATATCAAAGTAATGGATTCCTACAAATCCAGTTATGGGATATCCAATTACCAGGCAGCAGCAGTTAATCTGGCCCAAACCACAATGCGTTCAGAGATCGGCAAGATCACGCTGGATGATACTTTCTCAGAACGGGAGATGATGAATGAAAACATCGTGCGGGAGATCGATAAAGCTGCAGACCCCTGGGGCATTAAAGTACTCCGGTATGAGATCAAGAATATCCGCCCGTCCAATGAGATCGTGGACACCATGGAAAAACAGATGGAGGCAGAACGACAGAAGCGAGCTGACATTACCAACTCTGAGGGCCACAGACAAGCACGGATCAATGAATCAGAGGGTGATCAGCGCAGTCAGATCCTGATCTCTGAAGCTAAAAGGCAGAAAAGGATCAATGAAGCCAAAGGTAAGGCTAAAGAGATCGAACTCGTAGCTACCGCAACTGCAAAGGGTATAAAGCGCATCGCGCAGGCGATCGAAAAACCAGGTGGTAATATGGCCGTAAAGACCAAACTGATAGAGCAATATATTAAACAGTTTGGTGAGATCATCCGTAACTCAAATATTTCAGTTCTGCCTACTGAGACGGCTAATCTAAAGACCTTTTTTGAAGGCGTAAGTACCATCAGCGACCATACAAAAGATCCGGCAAGCACTAAAAAAGGAGAAAAATAG
- a CDS encoding carboxypeptidase-like regulatory domain-containing protein, whose amino-acid sequence MKYPGLKIVVLIFLWMLPAVVSAQFEFRSASILDIIKTLEDETDMRFLYRESQLAGIRVDLFSDSVNIFDDLRKELETYKLTLKIDLDRNQALIFKSRTADTRSSISISGQVVDAQTGERLPYATIHWDLNGKRSGTASNSSGVFRIASGLTADSFTVTASYLGYQSEEWTFDINSAKNYNDITLRLEPRAITNNEIIITGSSFSAFTDTSYQRFVNNGVLNPLGDNNTVKALQALPSVNTTTALNNGINVRGSSEDATVVLLDGITIYNQSHLFGLLDSFNSNALQTSGFYYDVTPAQFQATPGATLSLITRTGSLNKFSGNAGFSNTSGNITLEGPLKKGQSSWLISGRSSFLNQLDWFGSSDLIAYGLNVDRPQELLADNLTDLDSRLVIPGDSDALFYDIHAKSYFENDNGSRLIASIYAGGDQVNQDAERFVRRFNPDNPRQRFSLTPVSTNNEWGNYSGSLNYKTPSGARAYSNFMAGFSIYRSKFSKDDFVYNRIDAESPGSPQVFIYELRNESIFNELKADYSADLFFDNLQATLGSSYQYLSGEYYEESFDRPGLLTDYRAHLIDFYGQADLNQFENLSLNSGLRLHYFSNGNFLRLSPRIKLQLWPNRPVSLGAGYSRNYQFTHRLSFYNVSSPDIWVISSEDQPPTSVDYLTGGLYIRPFTGFLFQVEAYYKWIDNARLFDLNTQSLINSIESSPWLANYEGKNRGIEVMSRYDHRLFQWTNSYTWSRAEFTNPVINDASPVYEPGEYFYADWDRTHNYTGTLQIKVTRGLNAFGSLTLATGTPNRLYLVGYEAQERLDNYQRLDVGLEYKTGIGNQQIEFNASVYNVTDEKNPWYREINVVIDNSGTRSQLGAESVDIYDLGIQPSFNITVWF is encoded by the coding sequence ATGAAATATCCGGGGCTGAAAATAGTGGTGCTGATATTTCTGTGGATGCTCCCGGCAGTTGTTTCCGCTCAGTTTGAATTCAGATCTGCTTCCATTCTGGATATCATAAAAACACTGGAAGACGAAACCGATATGCGTTTTCTGTACCGTGAATCTCAGCTTGCTGGTATCAGGGTAGATCTGTTCTCAGACTCGGTGAACATATTTGACGACCTGAGAAAAGAGCTGGAGACTTATAAGCTTACTCTTAAAATAGATCTGGATCGTAATCAGGCACTGATTTTCAAAAGCCGTACTGCAGATACCCGTTCATCGATCAGCATTTCCGGTCAGGTTGTCGATGCACAAACAGGAGAGCGACTCCCATATGCAACTATTCACTGGGACCTGAATGGCAAAAGGTCTGGTACGGCATCCAACAGCTCCGGTGTATTCCGGATTGCATCCGGTTTGACTGCAGATTCTTTTACGGTCACCGCTTCTTACCTTGGGTATCAGTCTGAAGAATGGACCTTTGACATTAATTCAGCTAAAAACTACAACGATATCACATTAAGGCTTGAACCCAGAGCGATCACCAATAATGAGATCATCATTACCGGATCTTCGTTTTCTGCATTCACTGACACCTCCTACCAGCGATTTGTGAATAACGGGGTTTTAAATCCCCTGGGAGACAATAATACCGTAAAAGCGCTGCAGGCACTACCCTCTGTTAATACTACCACCGCCTTGAATAATGGTATAAATGTACGGGGAAGCTCCGAAGATGCAACGGTAGTACTGCTGGATGGCATTACCATTTATAATCAGAGCCACCTGTTCGGATTACTTGATAGTTTCAATTCCAATGCGTTGCAGACTTCCGGTTTTTATTATGACGTTACCCCTGCCCAGTTTCAAGCCACTCCCGGAGCAACTCTTTCTCTTATTACCAGAACAGGTTCACTTAATAAATTCTCCGGAAATGCAGGGTTTAGTAATACCTCCGGAAATATTACGCTGGAAGGGCCGCTGAAAAAGGGCCAGAGCAGCTGGCTCATCTCCGGTCGCAGCTCTTTCCTCAACCAGCTGGACTGGTTCGGCAGCAGTGACCTGATCGCATATGGACTGAATGTGGACCGACCCCAGGAATTACTGGCTGATAATCTGACGGATCTGGATTCAAGACTCGTTATCCCGGGTGATTCCGATGCTCTTTTTTATGATATCCATGCAAAGAGCTACTTTGAAAATGATAACGGCAGCCGACTGATTGCCAGCATATATGCCGGGGGAGATCAGGTAAATCAGGATGCTGAACGGTTTGTAAGAAGATTTAACCCTGATAACCCGAGACAGAGATTTAGCCTGACCCCTGTCAGCACTAACAATGAGTGGGGAAATTACAGTGGCAGCCTGAACTACAAAACCCCTTCCGGAGCCAGAGCCTACAGTAATTTTATGGCAGGCTTCAGTATTTACCGTAGCAAATTCAGTAAAGATGATTTTGTATATAACAGGATCGATGCTGAGTCTCCCGGTTCCCCTCAGGTTTTTATATACGAATTACGAAATGAAAGTATATTTAATGAACTAAAAGCGGACTATTCCGCTGACCTTTTCTTTGATAACCTGCAGGCTACACTCGGATCTTCTTATCAATATCTGTCCGGCGAATATTATGAAGAATCATTTGACCGCCCCGGTCTGCTTACGGATTACCGGGCACACCTTATCGATTTCTACGGGCAGGCTGATCTGAATCAATTTGAGAACCTTTCATTAAATTCCGGGCTTCGATTGCACTACTTCTCAAATGGTAATTTTTTAAGGCTTTCACCCAGGATAAAGCTTCAGCTTTGGCCTAATCGTCCCGTTTCTCTTGGAGCCGGGTACAGCAGAAATTATCAATTCACTCACCGCCTTTCTTTCTATAATGTCAGCAGTCCCGATATCTGGGTGATCAGTTCAGAGGATCAGCCCCCTACTTCCGTGGATTACCTGACCGGAGGACTTTATATAAGACCCTTTACCGGGTTTCTATTTCAGGTTGAAGCCTATTATAAATGGATAGACAATGCGAGGTTATTTGACCTCAATACACAATCTCTCATAAATAGTATTGAATCCTCTCCTTGGCTTGCAAATTATGAAGGGAAAAATCGTGGGATAGAGGTTATGTCGCGCTACGATCACCGGTTATTTCAGTGGACCAATTCTTATACATGGTCCAGGGCTGAATTCACCAATCCGGTGATCAATGATGCCAGTCCTGTTTACGAACCCGGAGAATATTTTTATGCAGACTGGGACCGAACCCATAATTATACCGGTACGCTGCAGATCAAAGTAACGAGGGGACTCAATGCTTTCGGAAGTCTCACTCTTGCAACCGGTACACCGAATCGTTTATATCTTGTTGGTTATGAAGCTCAGGAAAGACTGGATAACTATCAGAGGTTGGATGTCGGGCTCGAATATAAAACTGGTATCGGTAATCAGCAGATCGAATTCAATGCATCCGTCTATAATGTCACAGACGAAAAGAATCCTTGGTATCGTGAAATCAATGTTGTCATTGATAACTCAGGCACCCGTTCACAGCTGGGTGCAGAGTCCGTTGATATCTATGATCTGGGCATTCAGCCATCCTTCAATATTACGGTCTGGTTCTGA
- a CDS encoding ABC transporter substrate-binding protein, which translates to MIRLALDWTPNTNHTGFFIAQEKGFYSNEELEVSISDPSNDNYQVTPAKKLETGLADVALAPTESVISYRFKSNPFMVKAIAAVLQKDASAVTVLKERDIISPAQLDGKSYASYKARYEDEIIKQMIRNDGGDGDLSISYPDKLGIWNTLINGEADATWIFLPWEGVEARSKGIDLRNFVLSDFDIPYGYSPVLLVSENELLDRRDEFKRFLEASRRGFEFAIDYPDEAASILAKHVPAGQLEGDALIESQKMINEYYTSENEWGRMKEGRWYSFISWLKERELIPEEVESQDLFENLI; encoded by the coding sequence ATGATAAGATTAGCTTTAGACTGGACCCCAAACACCAATCATACCGGTTTCTTCATTGCACAGGAAAAAGGCTTTTATAGTAATGAAGAACTTGAAGTGTCAATATCAGATCCTTCGAATGATAATTATCAGGTTACACCGGCTAAAAAACTCGAAACCGGTCTGGCGGATGTGGCACTTGCCCCTACGGAAAGTGTGATCAGTTATCGCTTCAAAAGCAATCCATTTATGGTCAAAGCAATCGCGGCTGTACTCCAAAAAGATGCGAGTGCTGTGACTGTTCTTAAAGAACGAGATATTATCTCACCGGCTCAGCTGGATGGTAAGTCATATGCATCTTATAAAGCCCGTTACGAGGATGAGATCATAAAACAAATGATCCGAAATGATGGGGGAGACGGTGACCTCTCTATTTCCTATCCGGACAAACTGGGTATCTGGAATACACTGATTAATGGTGAGGCGGATGCCACCTGGATATTTCTGCCATGGGAGGGTGTAGAGGCCCGCTCAAAAGGTATCGATCTACGTAATTTTGTTCTTTCGGATTTTGATATCCCATATGGTTACTCACCGGTACTATTGGTATCGGAAAATGAATTGTTAGATCGAAGAGATGAATTTAAACGGTTTTTAGAGGCTTCTCGAAGAGGGTTTGAATTTGCAATCGATTATCCCGACGAAGCTGCATCTATTCTGGCAAAGCATGTACCTGCCGGCCAGCTTGAGGGTGATGCCCTGATAGAAAGTCAGAAAATGATCAATGAATATTATACCTCTGAAAATGAGTGGGGACGAATGAAAGAAGGACGCTGGTATTCGTTTATTTCCTGGCTTAAAGAACGTGAACTGATCCCGGAAGAGGTTGAATCTCAGGACCTGTTTGAGAATCTGATCTGA